Proteins encoded by one window of Geobacter sp. DSM 9736:
- a CDS encoding response regulator, whose translation MSKFRLIKSTAPIVGSFVIVMLVLGTSVWVLESNRRDKRRAAVADMTNQVSGDIRDYLYHSLSTTYTLAAVIRQSNGKIPNFKQLGRDILAVYRSISSLQIAPNGIISDIVPLNGNEKAIGHNVLEDTRRNKEALLALHTRALTLAGPFELVQGGKGAVGRLPIFLRDHSGSEYFWGFSAVLMKAEDFLREARIQRLSEKGCSYELYRIHPDTGEKDVFSSTGGTLKNPVSQVIQVPNGQWILSVEPAGGWFSLHLILVEALAVLLLSTFAALAVWWLVRQPIVLQKMVDDRTIELTEANERLQSEITERVIAEEALKASENKLRSIFSSLTDILLILDENGCILEVAPTSSELSSSVKEMSGKMLAEVLPPEKAELFLSTIRNCLSSGGLVSVDYPLPFEGREVWHAANVSPLSPTTVVWSATDITHRKKSEEERLKLEMQILHAQKLESLGVLAGGIAHDFNNILTAIIANAELAQKRLPSDSPANECLQRTQKAAARAADLCRQMLAYSGKGRFVIEDVDINSIVEEMMNILEVSITKKTKLRCKLHQPLPQVTVDATQIRQVIMNLVINASEAIGEEGGFIAIRTGTMNCSEASHKNQVPGEQLPEGECVFIEVSDTGCGMSEEVVAKLFDPFFTTKFTGRGLGMAAVLGIVRSHKGAILVDSEMGKGSTFRVILPQSGHSGKESRLNESPLHWKGEGTILLVEDEVTVRSVATEMLVELGFHVVVAEDGEQALKLYSPDEISIVLLDLTMPNMDGEECLRELRKLNPTQKVIMTSGYDGQEVMQQIVDEELTTFIQKPYNLSDLRRALQRHLA comes from the coding sequence GGTTTCCGGCGACATTCGAGACTACCTTTACCATTCTCTTTCCACCACCTATACCCTCGCCGCGGTAATCCGCCAGAGCAACGGCAAGATCCCCAACTTTAAGCAGCTTGGGAGAGACATCCTTGCGGTATACCGCAGCATCAGCAGCCTCCAGATCGCTCCAAACGGCATAATTTCCGACATCGTTCCCCTGAACGGAAACGAAAAGGCCATAGGGCATAATGTCCTAGAAGACACACGACGCAACAAAGAAGCCCTGCTTGCGCTGCACACACGGGCACTCACCCTCGCGGGTCCGTTCGAGCTCGTGCAGGGGGGGAAAGGCGCCGTCGGACGCTTACCCATATTCCTAAGGGACCACAGCGGGTCGGAATACTTCTGGGGATTCAGTGCCGTCCTGATGAAAGCCGAGGACTTTTTGAGAGAAGCCAGGATACAGCGGCTCTCCGAAAAAGGATGCAGCTACGAGCTATACCGCATACATCCTGACACGGGAGAAAAGGATGTTTTCTCTTCAACTGGCGGAACCCTGAAGAACCCAGTCAGCCAGGTAATCCAGGTTCCAAATGGCCAGTGGATTTTATCGGTCGAACCCGCAGGTGGATGGTTCTCGCTTCACCTCATTTTGGTGGAAGCTCTCGCCGTGCTTCTTCTGAGTACATTTGCTGCCCTCGCGGTGTGGTGGCTAGTACGGCAGCCGATAGTTCTCCAGAAGATGGTGGACGACAGGACAATCGAGCTTACGGAGGCGAACGAGAGGCTCCAGTCTGAAATAACGGAACGAGTCATTGCAGAGGAGGCGCTCAAAGCATCTGAAAATAAGCTTCGGTCTATCTTCTCATCCCTGACCGACATACTTCTGATCCTCGATGAGAATGGGTGCATCCTCGAAGTTGCGCCTACGAGCTCTGAACTATCATCCTCCGTAAAGGAAATGTCCGGAAAGATGCTTGCTGAGGTGCTGCCTCCGGAAAAAGCGGAACTGTTTCTGTCCACAATCAGGAATTGCCTTTCGTCCGGCGGTCTTGTATCGGTCGACTACCCGCTGCCTTTTGAGGGAAGGGAGGTCTGGCATGCTGCAAACGTGTCTCCCCTGTCTCCCACCACGGTCGTCTGGTCGGCAACCGACATCACTCACCGGAAAAAGTCGGAGGAAGAGCGGCTGAAACTTGAGATGCAGATCCTTCATGCCCAGAAGCTTGAAAGTCTCGGCGTCCTGGCGGGAGGAATTGCACACGACTTCAACAATATTTTGACGGCGATCATTGCGAATGCCGAGCTGGCTCAGAAACGACTCCCCTCTGACTCGCCCGCTAACGAATGCCTGCAAAGAACTCAGAAGGCTGCTGCCAGAGCAGCCGACCTCTGCCGCCAGATGCTTGCCTACTCGGGTAAAGGGCGGTTCGTAATCGAAGATGTGGACATTAACAGTATAGTCGAGGAAATGATGAACATCCTCGAAGTCTCCATAACCAAGAAGACAAAACTGCGCTGCAAGCTGCACCAGCCCCTTCCCCAGGTCACGGTGGACGCTACACAGATCAGGCAGGTAATCATGAACCTCGTGATCAATGCGTCTGAGGCAATAGGCGAAGAAGGCGGATTCATCGCCATTAGAACCGGAACCATGAATTGTTCCGAGGCTTCTCATAAAAATCAGGTGCCGGGGGAGCAGCTTCCGGAGGGGGAGTGCGTGTTCATAGAGGTTTCGGACACCGGCTGCGGTATGAGTGAAGAAGTTGTTGCCAAACTGTTCGACCCGTTCTTCACGACCAAGTTTACAGGCCGCGGATTGGGTATGGCGGCTGTCCTGGGTATCGTACGAAGCCACAAAGGAGCAATCTTGGTCGACAGCGAGATGGGTAAGGGAAGCACCTTCAGGGTAATCCTGCCGCAATCCGGTCATTCAGGGAAAGAAAGCAGACTGAACGAAAGCCCTCTGCACTGGAAAGGAGAGGGAACAATCCTTTTGGTGGAAGACGAGGTGACTGTGAGAAGTGTAGCAACGGAAATGCTTGTCGAGCTGGGGTTTCATGTGGTAGTCGCCGAAGACGGAGAGCAGGCGCTTAAACTCTATTCTCCAGATGAGATCAGCATCGTTCTTCTCGATCTCACAATGCCAAACATGGACGGCGAGGAGTGCCTGCGCGAGTTGCGAAAACTGAATCCAACCCAGAAAGTGATAATGACCAGCGGGTATGACGGACAGGAAGTAATGCAGCAGATAGTCGATGAAGAACTTACGACCTTTATTCAGAAGCCGTACAACCTGTCTGACCTGAGGAGAGCCCTACAACGCCACCTGGCATAA
- a CDS encoding ATP-dependent DNA helicase, which produces MAFIEVVLPLRTFAVPSPRRGSIEPHSGYGRSAAEGQEIHARIQRERKRLDCLYQAEVAVTASFERRGYSFRIEGRMDGIFRHDPPKIEEIKSSFNIRELRRRLEDDPMSHPYGLQLLSYGYFHWRENKVLPTLSFHLVSSRSAESYDLELSLDISHYESWLDRRLDELLAETQQAEKRAARRRKTAAGLEFPFGHARPGQIELMQEIEMGMMKAKPMLIQAPTGLGKTVGVLHPVLREALSRGHNVIYVTPKNSQHSVAEDAISRFHQTGSRVKALTITAKGKICFKNEPLCNPEYCEYARDYYTKFHEQGIAALLSKKRRLKARIFRQIGERYEVCPFELQIEVVREADVVICDYNYVFGSRSALWRGAEIRIDNTGKPNLIIDEAHNLPSRAMESYSPALSSVVLEKMRSELGRLPPRLRHETESVLDGCIETIRSCGEGRGAAPTVIDPPVRLFTEQDARLRMLLSRYLESDTEIGRQDPVLQLALYWSEFTEALDYAADTERKEFFTTFYPHGPGGTVKITCCDPSQMLRERYRDYRQVVAFSATLKPFEYYMRLSGLDTETTNTAEFLSPFPKDRRKLLIIPQVSTKYSLRERNYAKIAQAVQRITALRRGNYLVFLPSFDFLERVAALFKPATGFTVARQGRSMKPQEIQTILEQLKGEIPTIVFAVQGGSFSEGIDYPGEMAIGAFVVGPPLPNYDLEREQMREYYERTYGAGFDYAYTIPAMAKAVQAAGRIIRSETDRGLIILMDRRFTEATYAGSMPADWYDSKVTELVSEKILADVADFWKDVGGSE; this is translated from the coding sequence GTGGCTTTCATAGAAGTCGTTCTGCCGCTTCGCACCTTCGCCGTCCCCTCCCCCCGCCGGGGTAGCATAGAGCCGCACTCCGGGTACGGACGATCTGCCGCTGAAGGGCAGGAGATACACGCCCGCATCCAGAGGGAACGCAAGAGGCTTGATTGTCTTTACCAGGCCGAAGTCGCCGTGACCGCCTCCTTTGAGCGCCGCGGCTACTCGTTCCGCATCGAAGGTCGTATGGATGGAATATTCCGGCACGACCCGCCTAAAATAGAAGAGATCAAAAGCAGCTTCAACATCCGGGAACTTCGGCGCAGGCTCGAAGACGACCCGATGTCTCACCCCTACGGCCTTCAGCTACTTTCATACGGCTACTTCCACTGGCGGGAAAATAAGGTGCTACCCACCCTCTCTTTCCATCTCGTTTCGTCGAGGAGCGCGGAGTCGTACGACCTCGAACTGTCGCTCGATATTTCTCACTATGAAAGCTGGCTCGACCGTCGCCTCGACGAGCTGCTCGCTGAGACACAGCAGGCCGAAAAACGTGCTGCACGTCGCCGGAAAACAGCAGCGGGTCTCGAATTCCCCTTCGGCCATGCGAGACCTGGGCAGATCGAACTCATGCAAGAGATCGAGATGGGGATGATGAAAGCAAAACCGATGCTCATTCAAGCCCCGACGGGTCTCGGAAAGACAGTCGGCGTACTTCATCCCGTACTGAGAGAGGCATTGAGCCGGGGCCATAACGTCATCTATGTCACCCCGAAGAACAGCCAGCACTCCGTCGCCGAGGACGCAATAAGCCGTTTCCACCAAACCGGCTCCAGGGTGAAAGCCCTTACCATTACCGCTAAAGGTAAGATATGCTTCAAGAACGAGCCGCTTTGCAACCCCGAGTACTGCGAGTATGCCCGGGACTACTACACGAAGTTCCACGAGCAAGGAATCGCCGCTCTCCTCTCAAAGAAACGGCGCCTGAAAGCACGCATCTTTCGACAGATAGGCGAGCGGTACGAGGTATGCCCATTCGAACTGCAGATTGAAGTGGTGCGAGAAGCGGATGTCGTCATCTGCGACTACAACTATGTCTTCGGTTCCCGCTCGGCACTGTGGCGCGGGGCGGAAATCCGCATTGACAACACAGGGAAGCCGAACCTCATAATAGATGAAGCTCATAACCTGCCCTCCAGGGCCATGGAGAGCTATTCGCCGGCGCTCTCTTCGGTTGTCCTTGAGAAGATGCGGAGCGAACTCGGGAGGCTTCCGCCCCGCCTTAGGCATGAGACCGAATCTGTTTTAGACGGCTGCATCGAGACGATAAGGTCTTGTGGCGAAGGCCGAGGTGCCGCACCGACGGTTATCGATCCACCAGTCAGACTCTTCACCGAGCAGGACGCACGTCTCCGGATGCTCCTTTCCCGCTACCTGGAGTCTGACACCGAAATAGGGCGGCAGGACCCTGTCCTGCAGCTCGCACTCTACTGGTCCGAGTTCACGGAAGCCCTTGACTATGCTGCCGACACGGAAAGAAAAGAATTCTTCACCACATTTTATCCTCACGGTCCCGGCGGAACTGTAAAGATCACTTGCTGCGATCCATCACAAATGCTCAGGGAACGTTACAGGGATTATCGTCAAGTGGTTGCCTTTTCTGCGACGCTCAAGCCCTTTGAATACTACATGAGGCTGTCGGGACTGGACACGGAGACAACTAACACCGCCGAGTTCCTGAGCCCCTTCCCGAAGGATCGGCGCAAGCTCCTCATCATACCGCAGGTATCCACCAAGTACTCGCTTCGGGAGCGGAATTACGCCAAAATTGCTCAGGCAGTGCAGCGGATAACGGCTTTGCGCCGCGGCAACTACCTTGTTTTCCTTCCTAGTTTCGACTTCCTGGAAAGGGTGGCTGCTCTTTTCAAACCGGCCACAGGATTCACCGTCGCAAGACAGGGGCGGAGCATGAAACCGCAGGAAATTCAGACGATCCTGGAACAGCTAAAGGGGGAGATTCCGACAATCGTATTTGCGGTGCAGGGAGGCTCCTTTTCCGAAGGAATCGATTATCCGGGGGAAATGGCAATTGGAGCCTTCGTAGTCGGACCGCCGCTTCCGAACTACGATCTGGAACGGGAACAGATGAGGGAATATTACGAGCGTACATATGGAGCGGGGTTTGACTACGCGTACACGATTCCCGCAATGGCAAAAGCGGTTCAGGCTGCGGGAAGGATCATCCGTTCCGAAACTGATCGTGGGCTCATCATCCTAATGGACCGCAGATTTACGGAAGCGACTTATGCCGGATCGATGCCGGCAGACTGGTACGATTCAAAGGTTACCGAGCTTGTTTCAGAGAAGATTCTGGCTGACGTAGCCGACTTCTGGAAGGATGTTGGGGGCTCAGAATAA
- a CDS encoding Lpp/OprI family alanine-zipper lipoprotein: protein MKKCLLVISMLLVLAAMTGCATSRELERVQAQEQLIDAKAERALQDAQAAKAAADAAKLQADAAVARADDVVKLAEERERIAAEKERVAAEKERVAEEKAAKAEAAFRKSMQK, encoded by the coding sequence ATGAAGAAATGTCTGCTGGTGATTTCTATGCTGCTTGTTTTGGCTGCCATGACGGGTTGTGCAACTTCTCGTGAACTTGAAAGGGTACAGGCGCAGGAGCAACTGATCGATGCGAAAGCTGAGCGGGCGTTGCAGGATGCACAGGCGGCCAAGGCGGCAGCTGATGCGGCGAAGTTGCAGGCAGATGCTGCCGTTGCCCGTGCCGACGATGTTGTGAAGTTGGCGGAGGAAAGGGAAAGAATTGCAGCTGAAAAGGAAAGAGTCGCGGCGGAAAAGGAAAGAGTTGCAGAGGAAAAGGCGGCCAAAGCTGAAGCTGCTTTCCGGAAATCGATGCAGAAGTAG
- a CDS encoding FxsA family protein: MLTRLFIVFAVVPVVELYVLIKIGKVIGAWETVAILLAVSFVGAWLVKHQGFAIISRIQAELAFGRLPAAELLEGFLILVGGILLLTPGFLTDLLGIFCILPAGRHILKRNLRRWLEQRLDRGALVIRRY; this comes from the coding sequence ATGCTGACAAGACTCTTTATTGTATTTGCCGTAGTTCCGGTAGTGGAACTCTATGTGCTGATAAAAATCGGAAAAGTTATCGGCGCCTGGGAGACTGTTGCCATCCTTCTGGCGGTGAGCTTCGTGGGAGCGTGGCTCGTGAAACACCAGGGTTTTGCAATTATCTCCCGGATTCAAGCAGAACTGGCCTTCGGTCGGCTTCCTGCCGCCGAATTGCTGGAGGGTTTCCTGATTCTGGTCGGTGGCATCCTTCTCCTCACCCCCGGCTTCCTTACCGATTTACTCGGTATCTTCTGCATCCTTCCTGCCGGAAGGCATATCCTAAAGCGAAACCTGAGGCGTTGGCTTGAGCAACGGCTTGACCGGGGCGCACTTGTAATCCGCCGTTATTGA
- a CDS encoding L,D-transpeptidase family protein: MRRTVELSSLNRVYLQVLIMLFLFLNGCAVTSSVKEQISFVPTYPESAIERNRFSVEKGDDLIGRLAIMRVEKGDTLPDIARHFSLGINAISAANPGVDVWVPEAGERIILPLSFILPNAPRKGIVVNLASMRLFQYKGNGAVSTYPAGVGTRERPTPTGQMHVKRKVSRPTWYVPASIAEDYRKKGDPLPAEVPPGPMNPLGECALYLSKSSYLIHGTNKPASIGLKATNGCLRLYPENVKTLYDETPLNTPVVIVNQPYLIGQRGGVLYMEAHAPLEDSGASELDKIFSKLRELEKKTGQTLDWKKVNEVKAEARGIPVPILNLNGASETEAETIEIKHPEKLYGSPEIPELKLEGWYVLAADVRDEIEARRTAAIINHQGPPIPARVLSKSNGYRVLAGPFNDMNGAKDAMKRLKIDLGIEGILVEPVSSL; this comes from the coding sequence ATGCGCAGAACCGTTGAACTGTCTTCCCTTAATCGGGTCTATCTTCAAGTTTTGATTATGTTATTCCTATTCCTTAATGGATGCGCCGTTACAAGCAGTGTCAAAGAGCAGATATCATTTGTCCCAACCTACCCTGAAAGCGCTATAGAACGAAACCGCTTTTCAGTTGAAAAAGGTGACGACCTGATCGGCAGGTTAGCGATCATGAGGGTAGAAAAGGGAGATACTCTGCCGGATATAGCAAGGCACTTCAGCCTCGGGATAAACGCTATCAGTGCTGCCAATCCGGGGGTGGACGTATGGGTGCCCGAGGCAGGAGAACGCATCATCCTGCCCCTGAGCTTCATCCTGCCGAATGCCCCTCGTAAAGGTATTGTCGTGAACCTCGCCAGCATGAGGCTCTTTCAATATAAAGGGAACGGTGCAGTTTCCACTTACCCGGCCGGTGTCGGGACCAGGGAACGACCCACACCTACCGGTCAGATGCATGTGAAGCGCAAGGTATCCCGGCCTACCTGGTACGTGCCGGCTTCAATTGCCGAAGATTACCGAAAGAAGGGAGATCCCCTGCCGGCGGAAGTCCCGCCGGGACCTATGAACCCGTTGGGAGAATGCGCTCTCTATCTGAGTAAGTCGAGTTATCTGATCCACGGTACCAACAAGCCTGCAAGCATCGGGCTTAAAGCTACCAACGGCTGCCTGAGGCTCTATCCGGAAAACGTGAAGACACTTTACGATGAGACTCCTCTGAATACGCCTGTAGTCATTGTGAATCAGCCATACCTCATAGGTCAGCGCGGTGGAGTCCTGTATATGGAGGCCCATGCACCCCTGGAAGATTCGGGAGCTTCCGAACTGGACAAAATATTTTCAAAGCTGAGAGAGCTTGAGAAGAAAACGGGACAGACGCTGGACTGGAAAAAGGTTAACGAAGTGAAAGCGGAGGCCCGAGGGATTCCAGTTCCGATCCTGAATTTAAACGGAGCAAGTGAAACAGAGGCTGAGACTATAGAAATCAAGCACCCGGAGAAGTTGTACGGCAGCCCTGAAATCCCTGAACTGAAGCTGGAGGGTTGGTATGTTCTCGCTGCCGATGTGCGGGACGAGATCGAGGCTCGGAGAACTGCCGCCATAATCAACCACCAGGGACCGCCTATCCCGGCAAGGGTGTTGTCGAAGAGCAACGGCTACCGCGTGCTTGCCGGTCCTTTCAATGACATGAATGGAGCCAAGGACGCTATGAAACGTTTGAAGATCGATCTGGGAATAGAGGGTATTCTTGTTGAACCGGTAAGTAGCTTATAA
- a CDS encoding L,D-transpeptidase family protein yields MALVFLSGCSRLQTKPLFQEANDLFSKGSYQASLDKYGEISRKDPAAGDRVLFEMGMIHAHPKNERKDYQRAFECFEKIVMDYPESGYRKDSEMMMFYINTVTVRDKTIAEQEKFIASQQARIEALQQELKRKKIEAENEIQKLREDIKALEQKRLAFILANGSADRIQIEKKERRLTLYSKGEVIKAYRIALGGNPNGPKERQGDNKTPEGTYYIASRNRDSQYHLSLHISYPNETDKKRAKELGVSPGGNIMIHGIKKGFSWVGDMHTGLDWTKGCIAVTDEEIEEIAKLASNGTVVEIKP; encoded by the coding sequence ATGGCACTTGTCTTTCTGTCGGGGTGCAGCCGGCTGCAGACCAAACCGCTCTTTCAGGAAGCGAACGACCTCTTCAGTAAGGGAAGCTATCAGGCTTCCCTCGACAAATACGGGGAAATCAGCCGGAAAGATCCCGCTGCGGGTGACAGAGTTCTGTTCGAGATGGGCATGATTCACGCGCATCCGAAGAACGAGCGGAAAGACTACCAGAGAGCCTTCGAGTGCTTCGAAAAAATAGTGATGGATTACCCTGAGAGCGGGTACAGAAAAGATAGCGAAATGATGATGTTTTACATCAACACTGTCACTGTCAGGGACAAGACCATTGCGGAGCAGGAAAAATTTATTGCTTCACAACAGGCGAGAATTGAGGCCCTTCAGCAGGAGTTAAAGCGCAAGAAGATTGAAGCGGAGAATGAAATACAGAAGCTGCGGGAGGATATCAAAGCGCTAGAGCAGAAGCGGCTTGCATTCATACTTGCGAACGGGTCAGCTGACAGAATCCAGATTGAAAAAAAGGAACGGCGATTGACCTTGTACTCAAAGGGTGAGGTCATCAAAGCTTACAGGATAGCTTTGGGGGGGAATCCGAATGGTCCGAAAGAAAGGCAAGGTGATAACAAAACCCCGGAGGGGACTTACTACATCGCATCGAGAAACAGGGACAGCCAATATCACCTGTCGCTTCATATTTCCTATCCAAACGAGACGGACAAAAAGCGTGCAAAAGAACTGGGTGTTTCACCCGGGGGGAACATCATGATCCACGGGATCAAGAAAGGTTTCTCCTGGGTCGGAGATATGCATACAGGGCTTGATTGGACCAAGGGCTGCATTGCCGTAACGGACGAGGAGATAGAGGAAATCGCCAAGCTGGCGTCGAACGGGACGGTGGTCGAGATAAAGCCTTAG